DNA sequence from the Pseudomonadota bacterium genome:
GGCGACAAAGAATACATCGCGCAAGGCGTTTATGTCGTCCAGGGGACTGCGGTCGACGGCAATCACGTCGCCGGCCAGACCGGGCCGCAGGCGGCCGATCTCGCCATCCAATGCCAGCAGTTCGGCGGCGATCACGGTGGCGCTCCGGATCGCGTCGGCGGGTGAAAAGCCGCAGCGTTCGACCATCAACGCGACCTCCTGCATGTTGTCGCCGCAATGGTTGCCCGGCGTGCCGACATCGGTGCCCATGGCGACCTTGACGCCGGTCTCGCGCGCCTTGTTCAGATTGGCGTAGCGGATCGTCTGCAGATACTCGTAGCGCTCGCGCACATGGGGCAGGGCCTTGGCGGCAAACGCAGGGTCCTGCAGGAAGGCATGCGCGGTGCAGATGGTCGGCACCATGTAGGTGCCGTGCTCGACCATCAGCCGAAACGTCTCGTCGGAACCATAGGTGCCGTGTTCGACGCTTCGACAGCCGGCCAGGATGGCGTTCTTGATCGCCTCGGTCGCGTGCGCATGGGCGGCGACGTGCGTGAAGTTGTCTTCCGCGATCTCGACGGCGGCGCGCAGCTCGTCCGGCCGGTACTGGATGGCGTCGGCACGCTCGTACTTCGTCGAGTTGACGGCGCCCGATGCCAGCACCTTGATCAGATTGGCGCCGTTGGCGAGCTGCTTGCGCGCCGCGTGGCGCACGGCGTCCGGTCCGTCGGCTTCCTCATACATGCCGAGATAGTAGGGCCGGGTCGAGGAGGTGATGGAAAGGATCTTGCCGGCACACAACAGGCGTGGACCCTCGATCCAGCCGGTCTCGATCGCTTCGCGCACGGCAATCTCGTGATAATCCCAGCCACCGACATCGCGCGCCGTGGTGATGCCGCAGCGCACCATCCGCCGCGCCGCGCGCGCCGCCCACAGCGCGATGGTGGCGGGCAGGGCGTCGCGCCACGGGTTGTTGCCGTCGGCCGATT
Encoded proteins:
- a CDS encoding amidohydrolase family protein, whose product is MWLKGGQIYDVDSGSFATGDIRLESGAIAEIGRAPSDAQAVDLDGAYLLPGFIDCHVHICVNTESADGNNPWRDALPATIALWAARAARRMVRCGITTARDVGGWDYHEIAVREAIETGWIEGPRLLCAGKILSITSSTRPYYLGMYEEADGPDAVRHAARKQLANGANLIKVLASGAVNSTKYERADAIQYRPDELRAAVEIAEDNFTHVAAHAHATEAIKNAILAGCRSVEHGTYGSDETFRLMVEHGTYMVPTICTAHAFLQDPAFAAKALPHVRERYEYLQTIRYANLNKARETGVKVAMGTDVGTPGNHCGDNMQEVALMVERCGFSPADAIRSATVIAAELLALDGEIGRLRPGLAGDVIAVDRSPLDDINALRDVFFVAARGQIVRNDRVGR